Below is a window of Halioglobus japonicus DNA.
CCAAGATTTTAACCAGATGAGTAAGATGTTTTCTATTAAACCAAAATTAAGAAGGCAAATTATTAAAGACATCAGACATGACATGAGTAAAAGACATGAAAAAAGAAAAAAC
It encodes the following:
- a CDS encoding DUF2798 domain-containing protein, which codes for MSCLMSLIICLLNFGLIENILLIWLKSWGTAFLIAYPVVLLINR